In one Oscillospiraceae bacterium genomic region, the following are encoded:
- a CDS encoding S-layer homology domain-containing protein has translation MKKLLSLILAFSMLMSFSPLTYAYSYKDISDSNYISDIEELYAIGIMSGDENGNFKPDECLTRAEFAKIICKIDGMDMDIGTSASMGFSDVDSDHWALKYIFYASGRKYMQGYTDGTFKPDECITGSEALKVLVSLAGYDFLALSKGGYPDGYEITGSELGILDGLQISLSDYIYREEIARMINNVLDVPYAKNISISDNYKYEIDNDNTLLSEKLRMRRGKGLFTATDTAKLGVSPLASEGRVIINGEELKVTDGLQKNYLGYNVSYLYSFDREDENEKTLIYVKDNKTKVLELTEENEISFSNNTLKYIDNDKVADVRISQSADYILNGDNVIYSDNLFSNFKLGKIKLISSGVTSGYDIVIITSYQSIRVGVVDSENMLITDKHNPLTRVDFGNSSKQYIIKDSGNNNLTFSDIKRDDILLLAEGSSVVECYVSSTKVTGKVTGIIDDDEFLIGDEEYKLNYFAKGNVNISLSKDYVLYLDSNGRVADAEMSAGTDNTIAYMIRAVERTPSPDETKVYLKLYTINGKMENLELNKNVTVNGTRISDVNEQKFKTAINAGESYHQIINYSVNDEGKIVKLNTARTKEELNNLGTDGFCAKYESKERTFGGSAKQFNFEIYVTGATPVMIIPLDIENAEEKDFQITTASIYTDDKEYVVEGYTNSVKDVVASVLISRESKANAVFEGHDNIGAVYSVSNGVTEDGEDTIKFKVYKGRSGGGIEAEFYTITEEALGDGTYSLSDIKVGDIIKYRTDANGKIIKFVTYYKYDKGIWHGSSGGNYATLNRVYERIVTDIDGQYVFLQDTKDSSILEAHLLSALTIVIVKKTPSNVSVRLGSAGDILPQDRGIVQTISRSSQILVIFK, from the coding sequence ATGAAAAAATTACTATCTTTAATTCTGGCATTTTCTATGCTTATGTCTTTTTCTCCGCTTACTTATGCATATTCCTATAAAGATATTTCTGACAGTAACTATATAAGCGATATAGAAGAATTATATGCTATAGGAATTATGTCGGGAGACGAAAATGGCAATTTCAAGCCTGACGAATGTCTTACAAGAGCAGAGTTTGCTAAAATTATATGTAAAATTGACGGTATGGATATGGATATCGGTACAAGTGCTTCTATGGGGTTTTCCGATGTTGACTCTGACCACTGGGCACTTAAATATATTTTCTATGCTTCAGGAAGAAAATATATGCAAGGTTATACAGACGGAACTTTTAAGCCTGACGAATGTATTACAGGAAGTGAAGCACTTAAAGTTTTAGTAAGCCTTGCAGGTTATGATTTTCTTGCGTTATCAAAAGGCGGATATCCTGACGGATATGAGATAACAGGTTCGGAACTTGGTATTTTAGACGGGCTTCAAATCAGCCTTTCTGACTATATTTACCGTGAAGAAATTGCAAGAATGATAAATAACGTTTTAGATGTTCCTTATGCTAAAAATATCAGTATAAGTGACAATTACAAGTACGAAATTGATAATGATAACACCCTTTTATCTGAAAAATTAAGAATGAGAAGAGGTAAGGGATTATTTACCGCTACCGATACGGCAAAACTTGGTGTTTCTCCTTTGGCAAGCGAAGGAAGAGTTATTATAAACGGTGAGGAACTTAAAGTTACAGACGGTTTACAAAAAAATTATTTAGGGTATAATGTAAGTTATCTTTATTCGTTTGACAGAGAAGATGAAAATGAAAAAACTCTTATCTATGTAAAAGATAACAAAACAAAAGTGCTTGAACTTACTGAAGAGAATGAAATTTCTTTTTCAAATAACACCTTAAAATATATAGATAACGATAAAGTGGCAGATGTAAGAATTTCTCAGAGTGCCGATTATATTTTAAACGGCGACAATGTTATATACAGTGACAACCTTTTTAGTAACTTTAAACTTGGTAAGATTAAACTTATAAGTTCAGGTGTTACAAGCGGTTATGATATTGTTATTATAACAAGTTATCAGTCAATAAGAGTCGGTGTTGTAGATAGCGAAAATATGCTTATAACCGATAAGCATAATCCTCTTACAAGAGTGGATTTTGGCAATAGTTCAAAACAATATATTATAAAAGATTCGGGTAACAATAACCTTACTTTTTCCGATATAAAAAGAGATGATATATTGCTTCTTGCCGAAGGCTCTTCAGTAGTTGAATGTTATGTATCAAGTACTAAAGTTACAGGAAAAGTAACAGGAATAATTGATGATGACGAATTTTTAATTGGTGATGAAGAATATAAACTTAATTATTTTGCAAAAGGAAATGTAAATATTTCTTTAAGTAAAGATTATGTACTTTATCTTGACAGCAACGGCAGAGTGGCAGACGCTGAAATGAGTGCGGGAACTGACAATACCATTGCATATATGATAAGAGCAGTGGAAAGAACACCGTCACCCGATGAAACAAAGGTTTACCTTAAACTTTATACCATTAACGGTAAAATGGAAAATCTTGAACTTAATAAAAACGTTACAGTAAACGGAACACGTATTTCAGATGTTAACGAACAAAAATTTAAAACTGCAATAAATGCAGGGGAAAGCTATCATCAGATTATAAATTATTCTGTAAATGATGAAGGAAAAATCGTTAAACTTAATACTGCACGCACAAAAGAAGAACTTAATAATCTGGGAACAGACGGTTTTTGTGCTAAGTATGAAAGTAAGGAAAGAACTTTCGGCGGAAGTGCTAAACAGTTTAATTTTGAAATCTATGTTACAGGTGCAACACCTGTTATGATAATTCCTTTAGATATCGAAAACGCTGAAGAAAAAGATTTCCAGATTACAACCGCAAGTATATATACGGATGACAAGGAGTATGTGGTTGAGGGATATACCAACAGCGTAAAAGATGTTGTAGCCTCCGTTTTAATTTCAAGAGAATCAAAGGCAAATGCTGTCTTTGAAGGTCATGACAATATAGGGGCAGTATATTCTGTTTCAAATGGTGTTACCGAAGATGGCGAAGATACCATAAAATTTAAGGTGTATAAGGGTAGATCCGGTGGCGGTATAGAGGCTGAATTTTATACTATTACAGAAGAAGCATTAGGCGATGGCACATATTCACTTTCGGATATCAAAGTTGGTGACATTATAAAATACAGAACTGACGCTAACGGAAAAATTATAAAATTCGTTACATATTATAAGTATGATAAGGGTATATGGCACGGTAGTTCAGGCGGAAACTATGCTACTCTTAACAGAGTTTACGAAAGAATAGTAACCGATATTGACGGTCAGTATGTATTCTTGCAGGATACTAAGGACAGTTCAATTTTAGAAGCACATCTTCTTTCTGCTCTTACAATTGTAATTGTTAAGAAAACTCCGTCAAATGTAAGTGTGCGCTTAGGCTCTGCAGGTGATATTCTTCCTCAGGACAGAGGTATTGTTCAGACTATTTCAAGATCATCTCAGATTCTTGTTATATTCAAATAA
- a CDS encoding MBL fold metallo-hydrolase, whose amino-acid sequence MNAGFPYPDCKNVYENVIKENHIVINCTGTHFEEYNLYCANLKKEGFTLKEQRKNGTHSYSSYEKDKLCVFLNYFENIKELSIVFEENCNYFNYLDEYKGQVTTPSVTQIGLEDFGMSYAIRLTDSRFIIIDGGWDLEPDADKLYNYIKENSEDEKPVIAAWIMTHEHIDHYRCFNVFMRKYGLYVTVEKMLFNFKEHKDMLEEYFTDRKPDIKGEYSFEDSSESHHISIMLDIVEEFKIKTYIPHTGQCYKIGDAVCEFLSTVDDMYYFTTNTNSHSLVFKMTLAGQEILWTGDASFSDSKLSAKYGEKLKSDILQVPHHGFGCGKEEEQIICYNYIKPSVCFLPVSDYNAYVKFCLYKKGTRHLMLNADIDELITGDETRTIILPYYPENYKKNQIKNNFLDGYKSSGSTVWVFTDLDTKNAEDFNFTFLNMTVFENTVSAELYFENAKDLITNIEIKIPAKSFKKICITDANDVNVNSAYFNWHSLNIKGIPENEKFAVRFIANEPIVISHDKHKAAYIK is encoded by the coding sequence ATGAACGCCGGATTTCCTTATCCTGATTGCAAAAACGTATATGAAAATGTAATCAAGGAAAATCATATTGTAATAAATTGTACAGGCACTCATTTTGAAGAGTATAATCTCTATTGTGCGAATTTAAAAAAAGAAGGATTTACTCTTAAAGAGCAGCGAAAAAACGGTACTCACAGTTACTCATCTTATGAAAAAGATAAGCTGTGCGTGTTCCTTAATTATTTTGAAAATATAAAAGAACTAAGCATTGTATTTGAAGAAAACTGCAATTACTTTAATTACTTAGATGAGTACAAAGGGCAAGTTACCACTCCTTCGGTAACTCAGATAGGGTTAGAGGATTTTGGAATGTCTTATGCGATAAGGCTTACCGATTCCCGCTTTATAATTATAGACGGAGGATGGGATTTAGAACCGGACGCGGATAAACTTTATAATTATATAAAAGAAAACTCAGAAGATGAAAAGCCTGTTATTGCTGCCTGGATTATGACACACGAACATATCGATCATTACAGATGTTTTAATGTGTTTATGAGAAAGTATGGCTTGTATGTTACTGTTGAGAAAATGCTTTTTAATTTTAAAGAACATAAAGATATGCTGGAAGAATATTTTACAGACAGAAAACCTGATATAAAAGGGGAGTATTCGTTTGAAGATTCATCTGAGTCTCATCATATCTCGATTATGCTTGATATAGTTGAAGAATTTAAGATAAAAACCTATATTCCGCATACGGGACAATGCTATAAAATAGGAGATGCTGTGTGCGAATTCTTATCAACCGTTGATGATATGTATTATTTTACCACTAATACAAATTCACATTCTTTGGTGTTTAAAATGACTCTTGCAGGACAGGAAATTTTGTGGACGGGTGATGCATCTTTTTCCGATTCAAAGCTTAGTGCAAAGTATGGAGAAAAACTTAAATCGGATATACTTCAGGTTCCTCATCATGGTTTCGGATGCGGAAAAGAGGAAGAACAGATTATATGTTATAATTATATAAAACCGAGTGTATGTTTTTTACCTGTATCCGATTATAATGCTTATGTTAAATTTTGTTTATATAAAAAAGGAACAAGGCATCTTATGTTAAATGCTGATATTGATGAACTTATTACAGGTGATGAAACAAGGACGATAATCCTTCCTTATTATCCTGAAAATTATAAGAAAAATCAAATTAAAAATAACTTTCTTGATGGATATAAATCATCGGGCAGTACAGTATGGGTTTTTACGGACCTTGATACAAAAAATGCTGAAGATTTTAATTTTACATTCCTTAATATGACTGTTTTTGAAAATACTGTATCAGCAGAACTGTACTTTGAAAACGCGAAAGATTTAATTACAAATATTGAAATTAAAATACCTGCAAAATCATTTAAGAAAATATGCATAACAGATGCAAATGACGTAAATGTAAATTCGGCGTATTTCAACTGGCATTCTCTTAATATTAAAGGAATACCTGAAAATGAAAAGTTCGCAGTCCGATTTATTGCCAATGAACCGATAGTTATATCTCATGATAAGCATAAAGCGGCGTATATAAAATAA
- a CDS encoding alpha-N-acetylglucosaminidase, whose product METIIIKNITDESGKKVAHLTTNYTISKIALTLESGDFDKVVDADIHYAQNRVTTDLIWFATACGKANSVLEFVPNSPASVSDLYITLSDENVSVKEIELYIAKDVDLSRCYPVYTDYDLGKNYYLDTITVFTKGEGYSEYSLFTSINGKDFDLVARKTSEKTCPEEGETYCLNGKEARIVRLFTEYNSASCEVCESEIKYTGKESGREMVFSSEPYVETFEESIYNCEITDNDTICEVYSIIERNLGSKYTEWFSFEIDSFYEYDYFDISSKKDKIHIKANNGVSLAAGLNYYLKYFLKVNISQTAIQNKMPEKPVFPKDKIHRETKAKYRYAYNYCTLSYSMSFWDEKKWRKELDWLALNGVNLVLDLTAQEEVWRRFLKEIGYSHNEIKKFIAGPGYYAWAYMSNLYGFGGPVYDNWFEKQTELARKNHLIMRKLGMKPILQGYSGMVPCDIKKYDENISVIPQGTWCSFQRPDMLETTSPCFMEYAKKFYKAQREVYGDVSNFFAADPFHEGGITLDMKPCEIAENVLSAMISEVSDAVWVVQSWQNNPTSELLRGIEKVGKNHAVILDLYAEKQPNYNKGCASNSSFGYEEEFNHTPWIYCMLNNFGGRLGLYGHLDNIERDIPRLFNKCKSIAGIGITPEASFNNPVLYEYLFEAVWVENCDFGNNVGDMKSWIYEYSLRRYASYSHNIIKAWEILLSTVYKSSLNMLGQGAPESILNARPALSVNAASTWGNSVISYDKNELSNALLLFLKEYDNLKDTEGYRYDVISLALQVLSNKLQDLHKQMSEAFFNKNLKEFCQKSDQFIKIAEITDDTASQSEHYLFGKWINDALNLSKGCDDFTRMRYLMNAKALVTTWGAYNQSETGGLHDYSNRQWGGLTKDFYIARWKKWIEDRKKELDGKKVDKTDWFKWEWAWVREDKTYPDSPREFNLKDIGIYMAENK is encoded by the coding sequence TTGGAAACTATTATTATAAAAAATATTACGGATGAAAGCGGGAAAAAGGTTGCTCATCTTACCACAAATTACACTATAAGTAAAATTGCACTCACTTTAGAAAGCGGCGATTTTGACAAGGTGGTAGATGCAGATATTCATTATGCGCAAAACAGGGTAACCACTGACTTAATCTGGTTTGCCACTGCTTGTGGAAAGGCAAATTCCGTTTTGGAATTTGTGCCCAACAGTCCTGCCTCCGTATCGGATTTATATATAACATTATCTGATGAAAATGTTTCAGTAAAAGAGATAGAACTTTATATTGCAAAAGATGTTGATTTATCAAGATGTTATCCCGTATATACCGATTACGATTTAGGGAAAAACTATTATCTGGATACGATTACTGTTTTTACAAAGGGAGAAGGGTATAGCGAATATTCCTTATTTACAAGTATAAACGGCAAAGATTTTGATTTAGTTGCAAGGAAAACATCTGAAAAAACTTGCCCCGAAGAAGGGGAAACCTACTGTCTTAACGGGAAGGAAGCAAGAATAGTTCGTCTTTTTACCGAATATAATTCTGCATCTTGCGAAGTGTGTGAAAGCGAAATTAAATATACAGGAAAAGAAAGCGGCAGAGAAATGGTTTTTTCTTCAGAACCATACGTGGAAACTTTTGAAGAGAGTATATATAACTGCGAAATAACCGATAATGACACTATTTGCGAAGTATATTCTATTATAGAAAGAAATCTTGGAAGTAAATATACCGAATGGTTTTCTTTTGAAATTGACTCTTTTTATGAATATGATTATTTTGATATCAGTTCAAAAAAAGATAAAATACATATAAAGGCAAATAATGGTGTTTCGCTCGCAGCGGGGCTTAACTACTATCTTAAATATTTTTTGAAGGTCAATATATCGCAGACGGCAATTCAGAACAAAATGCCCGAAAAACCTGTATTTCCCAAAGATAAAATTCATAGAGAAACAAAAGCAAAATATCGTTATGCTTATAATTATTGCACCTTATCTTATTCTATGTCATTCTGGGATGAAAAAAAGTGGCGAAAAGAACTTGACTGGCTTGCTTTAAACGGAGTCAATCTTGTTTTAGACCTTACTGCACAAGAAGAAGTATGGCGAAGATTTTTAAAAGAAATAGGATACAGCCATAACGAAATTAAAAAATTTATTGCAGGACCAGGCTATTATGCCTGGGCATATATGTCAAATCTGTATGGTTTTGGCGGGCCTGTTTACGACAATTGGTTTGAAAAACAAACCGAACTTGCAAGGAAAAACCATCTTATTATGCGTAAACTGGGTATGAAACCTATTCTTCAGGGGTATAGCGGTATGGTTCCTTGCGATATTAAAAAATACGATGAAAATATTTCAGTAATTCCTCAGGGGACATGGTGTTCATTTCAAAGACCTGATATGCTTGAAACCACTTCGCCCTGTTTTATGGAATATGCAAAAAAATTCTATAAGGCTCAGCGTGAGGTGTATGGTGACGTAAGTAATTTCTTTGCTGCCGACCCGTTTCATGAAGGGGGTATAACTCTCGATATGAAACCTTGCGAAATTGCCGAAAATGTGCTTTCTGCTATGATATCAGAAGTTTCCGATGCTGTGTGGGTGGTTCAGTCCTGGCAGAATAATCCGACATCGGAACTTTTAAGAGGGATAGAGAAAGTCGGGAAAAACCATGCCGTTATCCTTGATTTGTATGCCGAAAAACAGCCAAATTACAATAAAGGCTGTGCATCCAATAGTTCTTTCGGATACGAAGAGGAGTTTAATCATACACCGTGGATTTACTGTATGCTTAATAATTTTGGCGGCAGACTTGGACTTTACGGACATCTTGACAATATAGAACGTGATATTCCGCGCCTTTTTAATAAGTGTAAATCTATTGCAGGCATTGGAATAACGCCTGAGGCGAGTTTTAATAATCCTGTACTTTATGAATATCTTTTCGAGGCAGTCTGGGTTGAGAATTGCGATTTTGGTAACAATGTCGGCGATATGAAAAGCTGGATTTATGAGTATTCTTTAAGAAGATATGCCTCTTATTCTCACAATATAATAAAAGCATGGGAAATACTACTTAGTACGGTGTATAAATCTTCTTTAAATATGTTAGGACAGGGTGCTCCCGAAAGTATCTTGAATGCCCGACCTGCACTCTCTGTCAATGCGGCTTCTACATGGGGAAATTCTGTAATAAGTTATGATAAGAATGAACTTTCAAATGCGCTTTTACTGTTCTTAAAAGAATATGATAATTTAAAAGACACAGAGGGATACAGATATGATGTAATATCTCTTGCACTTCAGGTTTTGTCTAATAAACTTCAGGATTTACATAAGCAAATGAGCGAAGCGTTTTTTAATAAAAACTTAAAAGAGTTTTGCCAAAAATCCGATCAGTTTATAAAAATTGCAGAAATTACAGATGATACTGCTTCTCAAAGTGAACACTATCTTTTCGGAAAGTGGATAAATGACGCATTAAATCTTTCCAAAGGATGCGATGATTTTACCCGTATGCGCTACTTAATGAATGCTAAGGCACTTGTCACTACCTGGGGGGCATACAATCAATCGGAAACAGGCGGCCTTCACGATTATTCAAATCGTCAGTGGGGAGGGCTTACCAAAGATTTTTATATTGCAAGATGGAAAAAGTGGATTGAAGATAGAAAAAAAGAACTCGACGGCAAAAAGGTGGACAAAACAGATTGGTTTAAGTGGGAATGGGCATGGGTCCGCGAAGATAAAACCTATCCCGATTCTCCCCGTGAATTTAACTTGAAAGATATAGGCATTTATATGGCTGAAAATAAGTAA
- a CDS encoding extracellular solute-binding protein, producing the protein MKKMRKTLCLLLGLVMVSGLLVGCTGGQTIANEVYDPNIKVGDTGGLKVPLTKEPMTIEWQIISQETGINDSWFMQKLRGITGVDVQLLVMQSSTANEKMKTLIAGGNLPDITSSYGEGTMDDLAMQGAFAAVEDYIDKLPNFKKTFVDNKDNNWIFDSRTAPDGKVYPYYGYDYNRDINHAFLYRKDIFDKHGIKMWNNPEEFYQALKKLKELYPSSVPFVSKNTSQIFAKWAPGWGIKAHEPYFDEEQKVWKYADTDPKYKEMLDFMKKLYDEGLLDPEFLTATQSAWTQKMTQKDKAFVTFDWIDRMTLFKEQTLETVPEYDLRFANPVGPKQTYIEANQLCWGRYVKKQDEKREEVAFKLLDFCLSPFGKELMTMGIEGETYTLDENGMAKYIGFDETPTMTDLEQKYGMFTQGMYLSFDRRSCYFNFAPQLKEAQEYMQDEKHVEPLDPELIFTNEEKELRSEYLVNLQKAGSEFAVKYILADASWDEWVKKAESLGSKEVTKIYNDAYKRLVK; encoded by the coding sequence ATGAAAAAAATGAGAAAAACATTATGTTTACTATTGGGACTCGTTATGGTATCAGGCTTACTTGTCGGATGCACAGGTGGGCAAACCATTGCAAACGAAGTATATGATCCGAACATCAAAGTAGGCGATACAGGTGGGCTTAAAGTGCCTCTTACAAAAGAACCAATGACTATTGAGTGGCAGATTATATCGCAGGAAACCGGCATCAATGACAGTTGGTTTATGCAAAAATTAAGAGGTATAACGGGAGTTGATGTTCAACTTCTTGTTATGCAGTCATCTACAGCCAATGAAAAGATGAAAACTTTAATCGCAGGCGGAAATCTTCCTGATATAACAAGCAGTTACGGCGAAGGAACAATGGATGATTTAGCAATGCAGGGTGCGTTTGCGGCAGTGGAAGATTATATCGACAAACTTCCTAACTTCAAGAAAACTTTTGTTGACAATAAAGACAATAACTGGATATTTGATTCCCGTACTGCTCCTGATGGTAAAGTATATCCATACTACGGATATGATTATAACCGTGATATAAACCACGCGTTTTTATATCGTAAAGACATATTTGATAAACATGGAATAAAAATGTGGAATAATCCTGAAGAATTTTATCAGGCACTTAAAAAACTAAAGGAACTTTATCCTTCTTCAGTTCCGTTCGTTTCTAAAAACACAAGTCAGATTTTTGCAAAATGGGCACCAGGTTGGGGAATAAAAGCACATGAACCATATTTTGACGAAGAGCAAAAAGTATGGAAATATGCGGATACTGACCCAAAATATAAAGAAATGCTTGACTTTATGAAAAAGTTATATGATGAAGGTTTACTTGACCCTGAATTTTTAACAGCAACTCAGTCTGCATGGACTCAGAAGATGACACAGAAAGACAAAGCGTTCGTTACTTTTGACTGGATAGACAGAATGACATTATTTAAAGAACAGACTTTAGAAACAGTTCCTGAGTACGATTTAAGATTTGCAAACCCTGTAGGACCAAAGCAGACTTATATTGAAGCAAATCAGCTTTGCTGGGGAAGATATGTTAAAAAGCAGGATGAAAAGAGAGAAGAAGTAGCATTTAAACTTCTTGACTTCTGCTTATCACCTTTTGGTAAAGAACTTATGACAATGGGTATTGAAGGTGAAACTTATACATTAGACGAAAACGGAATGGCAAAATATATCGGATTTGATGAAACTCCTACAATGACCGATTTGGAACAAAAATACGGTATGTTTACACAGGGAATGTACTTATCGTTTGACAGAAGAAGCTGTTATTTTAACTTTGCGCCTCAGCTTAAAGAAGCTCAGGAATATATGCAGGATGAAAAACACGTTGAACCGCTTGACCCTGAACTTATATTTACAAACGAAGAAAAAGAACTAAGAAGCGAATATCTTGTTAATTTACAGAAAGCAGGTTCGGAATTTGCTGTTAAGTATATCCTTGCTGATGCATCATGGGACGAATGGGTTAAAAAAGCAGAATCTTTAGGAAGCAAAGAAGTAACAAAAATTTATAACGACGCTTATAAAAGACTTGTAAAATAA
- a CDS encoding STAS domain-containing protein: MYKPKSFEVFSDLKGYFKKGTWLKDLIAGIIVAIIALPLSIALAISSGVSPEKGLITAFIAGFSISFFGGSDVQIGGPTGAFVVIICGIIANYGIDGLIISTFMAGIFLILFGIFKLGNVIKYIPYTITVGFTTGIAVTLLSTQINDLFGLNIANIPSEFIPKWSAYIANFSNINWWAASIGILTILISVLWPKINKKIPGSLIALIVTTLLVIIFKLPVNTIKTQFGEISGSIPAPTLPNINFEIIKNLISPAFTIALLAAIESLLSAVVADGMTGKKHDSNAELIGQGIANVSVSFFGGIPATGAIARTAANIKNGGKTPIAGIIHAVTLLLIMLLFMTYAKLIPMSTLAGILVVVSYNMAEIKSMKTLLKSSKTDALVMMLTFILTVIFDLVVAIEVGMICALALIVMKVSENTTVKEKDTIDKEKYKNDKIMIYEINGPLFFGAASTFLDVLSDINTKLDIVIFDMSKMTVLDATAYDALKKIEKRCRHEHILPMFVGVLEQPLKIISNLGGYEGIKKEMFFDTIDDAYSEAESIVNLNKKIKAITI, from the coding sequence ATGTATAAACCAAAGTCATTTGAAGTTTTTTCTGATTTAAAAGGTTATTTTAAAAAAGGGACATGGCTTAAAGATTTAATTGCCGGTATTATAGTTGCTATCATTGCCCTGCCTTTATCCATTGCACTTGCTATTTCTTCAGGTGTGTCGCCTGAAAAGGGGCTTATTACTGCCTTTATTGCGGGATTTTCAATCTCCTTTTTCGGAGGAAGCGATGTTCAGATTGGCGGACCGACAGGTGCATTCGTTGTTATAATATGCGGAATTATTGCAAACTATGGAATTGACGGACTTATAATTTCTACATTTATGGCAGGGATATTTTTAATACTGTTTGGGATTTTTAAACTTGGTAATGTTATTAAATACATACCATACACGATTACTGTAGGTTTTACGACAGGTATTGCCGTTACCCTTTTATCAACACAAATAAATGACCTTTTTGGTCTTAATATTGCAAATATTCCATCAGAGTTTATTCCAAAGTGGAGTGCATATATTGCAAACTTTTCAAATATAAACTGGTGGGCGGCATCTATAGGGATACTTACAATTCTTATTTCGGTACTGTGGCCCAAAATCAACAAAAAAATTCCGGGATCTTTAATTGCACTTATTGTTACAACATTACTTGTTATAATATTTAAACTTCCCGTTAACACTATCAAAACCCAATTTGGTGAAATTTCAGGCTCTATCCCTGCTCCAACACTTCCAAATATAAACTTTGAAATCATAAAAAATCTTATTTCTCCTGCATTTACCATTGCACTTTTAGCCGCAATTGAATCTTTACTTTCGGCAGTTGTTGCAGACGGTATGACAGGTAAAAAACACGATTCAAACGCAGAACTTATCGGTCAGGGAATTGCAAATGTTTCAGTTTCTTTCTTTGGAGGAATTCCTGCAACAGGAGCAATAGCAAGAACTGCAGCAAACATTAAAAACGGCGGGAAAACACCTATTGCAGGTATTATCCATGCTGTAACTTTACTTCTTATAATGCTTTTATTTATGACGTATGCAAAACTTATTCCAATGTCAACACTTGCTGGTATCCTTGTTGTTGTTTCTTATAATATGGCAGAAATAAAATCAATGAAAACGTTACTTAAATCTTCTAAAACAGACGCCCTTGTTATGATGCTGACATTTATACTTACAGTAATTTTTGACCTTGTTGTTGCTATTGAAGTTGGTATGATTTGTGCATTGGCTCTTATTGTTATGAAAGTATCGGAAAATACAACTGTTAAAGAAAAAGATACTATAGATAAAGAAAAATATAAAAATGATAAAATAATGATTTATGAAATTAACGGACCGTTATTTTTTGGCGCAGCAAGTACATTTTTAGATGTTTTATCAGATATAAACACTAAACTTGATATAGTAATTTTTGATATGTCTAAAATGACCGTTTTAGACGCAACAGCCTATGACGCACTCAAGAAAATAGAAAAAAGATGCCGTCATGAACATATACTTCCAATGTTTGTCGGAGTTTTAGAACAACCCTTAAAAATAATCTCAAACTTAGGTGGTTACGAAGGCATAAAGAAAGAAATGTTTTTTGATACAATTGATGACGCATATAGCGAGGCTGAAAGTATTGTTAATCTTAACAAAAAAATTAAGGCAATCACAATATAA